The genomic window ATTAGTCGTTGATATGCTTTACTTTTTGAAAGTTAGCTTTAATCAGCGGTTGTCTGGCGCAGTTTAAATCACACAAAAACCATTGTATGATGCGCAAAATTTGTTATCTCTTTAGTATGCTTCTTTTGGTTGGCTTTGTTGCTTCATGTGGCTCATCGCAAGTTCAGGATAATACTGTGCCTTTATATATTGGCACATACACTTCCGGTAGTTCGGAGGGTATTTATATAGCCCGGTTTGATACGGTGAGTGGCAAGGCTGACAATCTCCAATTGTTGGCATCTGTTGACAATCCAAGTTTTTTAACGCTTGATGCGAATGGGAAGCTCCTGTTTGCCGTTAGCGAACATACC from Desulfonatronum sp. SC1 includes these protein-coding regions:
- a CDS encoding beta-propeller fold lactonase family protein, whose product is MMRKICYLFSMLLLVGFVASCGSSQVQDNTVPLYIGTYTSGSSEGIYIARFDTVSGKADNLQLLASVDNPSFLTLDANGKLLFAVSEHT